The bacterium DNA segment CCGTCATGTCCAGGATGAGGTCGTAATCGGTCGTCTGGCCGAGCTGATCAATCGCCGCGTAGATTTTCTCGATGAGCTTGTCCAGCTCCTGCTTCTCCCTGGCCTGAAGGGCCTGGATGGCGCCGTCCCGGAGCTGGCTCGCCTGG contains these protein-coding regions:
- a CDS encoding OmpH family outer membrane protein, giving the protein QASQLRDGAIQALQAREKQELDKLIEKIYAAIDQLGQTTDYDLILDMTALIYGKDIYDITDEIIEVLNTAAGAE